In Rhodobacter xanthinilyticus, a single window of DNA contains:
- the yajC gene encoding preprotein translocase subunit YajC has protein sequence MFATPAFAQAAGAPAGAAAFGQFLPLILIFVIMYFLLIRPQQKRAKEHKAMVETLRRGDQVVTQGGIIGKVSHVREDGELEIEIAPNVKVRVIKSTIVQVLSKTEPAANAG, from the coding sequence ATGTTCGCAACGCCCGCTTTCGCCCAGGCCGCTGGCGCCCCCGCCGGGGCTGCCGCTTTCGGTCAGTTCCTGCCGCTGATCCTGATCTTCGTGATCATGTATTTCCTGCTGATCCGCCCGCAACAAAAGCGCGCCAAGGAGCACAAGGCGATGGTCGAGACGCTGCGCCGGGGCGATCAGGTCGTGACCCAAGGCGGGATCATCGGCAAGGTCTCGCATGTGCGCGAAGATGGCGAGCTCGAGATCGAGATTGCGCCGAACGTCAAGGTCCGCGTGATCAAATCGACCATCGTCCAGGTTCTTTCGAAGACCGAACCGGCCGCCAACGCCGGCTAA
- a CDS encoding M20 aminoacylase family protein, which yields MPVINSLAALAPEMAQWRRWLHRHPELEFDLPVTSAFVAEKLRGFGVDEIHEGIATSGIVALIRGRGEGPVIGLRADMDALPITELTGKDYASENEGKMHACGHDGHTTMLLGAAKYLAETRNFAGTVALLFQPAEESGGGGEVMVREGVMERFGITEVYGIHNAPNVPLGHFYTTQGPLMAAVDTAWVTVTGKGGHAAQPQDCTDPVPAIAAMVTALQTIVSRNLYPMDELVVSVTQIHTGSADNIIPEDGWFCATIRSFTPAVRDLVAARFREIVQGVAAAFGVSAEIRYERGYPPTINDAEKARFAAGVAREVAGEDAVRDNFGREMGAEDFAYMLEARPGAYLFMGIGPGEGLHHPGYDFNDAAAPYGASFFARLVERALPFG from the coding sequence ATGCCCGTGATCAATAGTCTTGCCGCCCTCGCCCCGGAAATGGCTCAGTGGCGCCGCTGGCTGCACCGCCACCCCGAGCTCGAATTCGACCTGCCCGTGACCTCGGCCTTCGTCGCCGAGAAGCTGCGCGGCTTTGGTGTGGACGAGATCCACGAGGGGATCGCGACCTCGGGCATCGTGGCGCTCATTCGTGGGCGCGGCGAGGGGCCGGTGATCGGGCTGAGGGCCGATATGGATGCGCTGCCGATCACCGAGCTGACCGGCAAGGATTATGCCTCGGAAAACGAAGGGAAAATGCATGCCTGCGGGCATGATGGCCATACCACGATGCTGCTTGGCGCGGCGAAATATCTCGCCGAGACGCGCAATTTCGCGGGCACGGTGGCGCTGCTGTTCCAGCCTGCGGAGGAATCGGGCGGCGGCGGCGAGGTGATGGTGCGCGAGGGGGTGATGGAGCGCTTCGGGATCACCGAGGTCTATGGCATCCATAACGCGCCGAATGTGCCGCTCGGGCATTTCTACACCACCCAGGGGCCCTTGATGGCGGCGGTCGATACCGCTTGGGTGACGGTCACCGGCAAGGGCGGCCATGCGGCGCAACCGCAAGATTGCACCGACCCGGTTCCGGCGATCGCGGCGATGGTCACGGCGCTGCAGACGATCGTGAGCCGCAACCTCTATCCGATGGATGAGCTGGTGGTTTCCGTGACCCAGATCCACACCGGCTCGGCCGACAATATCATCCCCGAGGATGGCTGGTTCTGCGCCACGATCCGCTCCTTCACGCCGGCGGTGCGCGATCTGGTCGCGGCGCGGTTTCGCGAGATCGTGCAAGGGGTTGCGGCGGCCTTCGGGGTCTCGGCCGAGATCCGCTATGAGCGCGGCTACCCGCCCACGATCAACGACGCCGAAAAGGCGCGCTTTGCCGCGGGCGTGGCGCGCGAGGTCGCGGGCGAAGACGCCGTGCGCGACAATTTCGGCCGCGAAATGGGCGCGGAGGATTTCGCCTATATGCTCGAGGCGCGGCCCGGCGCCTATCTCTTCATGGGGATCGGGCCGGGCGAGGGGCTGCACCATCCGGGCTATGATTTCAACGATGCCGCGGCGCCTTATGGGGCAAGCTTCTTTGCGCGGCTCGTGGAACGTGCGCTGCCGTTCGGCTGA
- the mazG gene encoding nucleoside triphosphate pyrophosphohydrolase → MAKSTDPIFFDDTGGAGAQFERLVAIMAQLRDREAGCPWDIEQDFASIAPYTIEEAHEVADAIAREAWGELAGELGDLALQVVFHAQMAAEAGHFAIEDVIGAINAKMIARHPHVFGAESRDKSSAQQTEDWEKIKAAERAGRAEKGVLDGVALGLPALTRALKLQNRAARVGFDWPSTAEVLDKIVEEARELEEARERLGPEELAEEYGDLLFVMVNLGRHLGLDPEAALRAANRKFTNRFSYIERELEARGKHPRESDLAEMDALWEAAKRAGVK, encoded by the coding sequence ATGGCGAAATCCACCGATCCGATCTTCTTCGACGATACCGGCGGGGCGGGCGCGCAATTCGAGCGGCTCGTCGCGATCATGGCGCAGCTGCGCGACCGCGAGGCGGGCTGCCCCTGGGATATCGAGCAGGATTTCGCCTCGATCGCGCCCTATACGATCGAGGAGGCCCATGAGGTCGCCGATGCGATCGCGCGCGAGGCCTGGGGGGAGCTGGCGGGCGAGCTTGGCGATCTGGCGCTGCAGGTGGTGTTTCACGCGCAGATGGCCGCCGAGGCCGGGCATTTCGCGATCGAGGATGTGATCGGCGCGATCAACGCCAAGATGATCGCGCGCCATCCGCATGTCTTCGGCGCGGAGAGCCGCGACAAATCCTCCGCGCAGCAGACCGAGGATTGGGAGAAGATCAAGGCCGCCGAACGCGCGGGCCGCGCCGAGAAAGGCGTGCTCGACGGGGTGGCGCTGGGGCTGCCCGCGCTCACCCGCGCGCTCAAGCTGCAAAACCGCGCGGCCCGGGTGGGGTTCGATTGGCCGTCGACAGCCGAGGTGCTCGACAAGATCGTCGAGGAGGCGCGCGAGCTCGAGGAGGCGCGCGAGAGGCTCGGGCCCGAGGAGCTCGCCGAGGAATATGGCGATCTCTTGTTCGTGATGGTCAATCTCGGCCGCCACCTCGGCCTCGACCCGGAGGCCGCGCTGCGCGCCGCGAACCGCAAATTCACCAATCGGTTCAGCTACATAGAGCGCGAACTTGAAGCGCGCGGCAAGCATCCGCGCGAAAGCGATCTGGCCGAGATGGACGCGCTTTGGGAGGCGGCGAAACGCGCGGGCGTGAAATAG
- a CDS encoding c-type cytochrome codes for MRLAAYLVLALGAAPAGAAELSAQTNFVLRCTGCHGMDGSGSEQAGIPDFRGYVGSFARSADGRRYLMHVPGVVSSSLTDAEIAAVMNYVMTTYAGASLAPEAKPFTEAEVTQLRAEPVKDVVALRREVAARYKADGWPVAGYPWP; via the coding sequence ATGCGGCTGGCGGCTTATCTCGTGCTCGCACTCGGCGCCGCCCCGGCGGGCGCGGCCGAACTCTCGGCGCAAACCAATTTCGTGCTGCGCTGCACCGGCTGTCACGGCATGGACGGCTCGGGCAGCGAACAGGCCGGCATCCCCGATTTCCGCGGCTATGTCGGCTCCTTCGCCCGCTCCGCGGACGGCCGGCGCTACCTGATGCATGTGCCCGGCGTGGTCAGCTCCTCGCTCACCGATGCCGAGATCGCCGCGGTTATGAATTACGTCATGACGACCTATGCGGGCGCCTCGCTTGCTCCCGAGGCCAAACCCTTCACCGAGGCCGAGGTGACGCAATTGCGCGCCGAGCCGGTCAAGGATGTCGTCGCCCTGCGCCGCGAGGTCGCCGCGCGCTACAAGGCCGATGGCTGGCCCGTCGCGGGCTATCCCTGGCCCTGA
- a CDS encoding c-type cytochrome, which yields MSSTLFAGALVALALSMGASAALAAEGATIFADVCAACHGPEGVGTPGVAPPLQDPPLWAALGDKAPGFVAGVVISGLSGTIMSQGVGYYGLVMPPQSDYSDEDLAAVASYVLKDLAKVEGVVTPEMVAERRAAPLSHKELMAIRGGGM from the coding sequence ATGAGCTCGACCCTGTTTGCGGGGGCCCTCGTGGCCCTCGCTCTCTCGATGGGCGCCTCCGCGGCGCTGGCCGCCGAGGGCGCCACGATCTTCGCCGATGTCTGCGCGGCCTGCCATGGCCCCGAGGGCGTCGGCACCCCGGGCGTCGCACCGCCCTTGCAAGACCCGCCGCTCTGGGCGGCCTTGGGCGACAAGGCGCCGGGCTTTGTGGCAGGCGTGGTGATCTCCGGGCTCTCGGGCACGATCATGTCCCAGGGCGTGGGCTATTACGGCCTCGTGATGCCGCCGCAGAGCGACTATTCCGATGAAGATCTCGCGGCCGTGGCGAGCTATGTGCTCAAGGATCTCGCCAAGGTCGAGGGCGTGGTGACGCCCGAGATGGTGGCCGAACGCCGCGCCGCGCCGCTCAGCCACAAGGAGCTGATGGCGATCCGCGGGGGAGGGATGTGA
- a CDS encoding methylamine dehydrogenase light chain: MSIFDKITDWMDRATEAGVRSVAHKSGRRSFLARAGLGLVGAAVLPVLPFDRSGSGGRAFAAQTSDEYACDYWRYCALDGNLCNSCGGTLTQCPPGSEVSKVSWVGTCTNPTDGKDYLVSYNDCCGRSECDNSPFCNSNERERPGYRMGLHNDINWCMANASQGYHCTVAALVGIAE, from the coding sequence ATGAGCATTTTCGACAAGATCACCGACTGGATGGACCGCGCCACCGAAGCGGGCGTGCGCTCGGTCGCGCATAAATCGGGCCGGCGCAGCTTCCTTGCGCGGGCGGGGCTCGGCCTCGTGGGCGCGGCGGTGCTGCCGGTGCTGCCCTTCGATCGCTCGGGCAGCGGCGGGCGCGCTTTCGCGGCGCAAACCTCCGATGAATATGCCTGCGATTACTGGCGCTATTGCGCGCTCGACGGCAACCTGTGCAACAGCTGCGGCGGCACGCTGACGCAATGCCCGCCGGGCTCGGAGGTCTCCAAGGTCAGCTGGGTCGGCACCTGCACCAACCCCACCGACGGCAAGGATTACCTCGTCTCCTACAACGATTGCTGCGGCCGCTCGGAATGCGACAACTCGCCGTTTTGCAACTCGAACGAGCGCGAGCGTCCCGGCTACCGGATGGGCCTGCACAACGACATCAACTGGTGCATGGCGAATGCGAGCCAGGGCTATCACTGCACCGTCGCGGCTCTGGTGGGGATCGCCGAATGA